A window from Ignavibacteriota bacterium encodes these proteins:
- a CDS encoding response regulator translates to MKKIILIADDSPTIRKFVSFSLKAQGFEVLAACDGMEAIELLPTASIDLIITDLNMPNMDGFELIKAIRENDANKNIPIIILSSLKGSEEIKRGLETGANSYMVKPFDPKRIQYEVAKYIN, encoded by the coding sequence ATGAAAAAGATTATACTAATAGCTGATGATTCTCCAACAATTAGAAAGTTTGTTTCGTTCTCGTTAAAAGCACAAGGCTTTGAAGTTCTTGCCGCTTGCGATGGAATGGAAGCAATAGAATTGCTCCCAACAGCAAGCATTGATTTAATTATAACAGACTTAAACATGCCTAATATGGACGGATTTGAATTAATAAAAGCAATAAGAGAAAATGATGCAAATAAAAATATTCCTATAATAATTCTCTCATCTTTAAAAGGAAGTGAAGAAATTAAGAGAGGATTGGAAACCGGAGCAAACTCATACATGGTGAAACCGTTTGATCCAAAAAGAATTCAATACGAAGTGGCAAAATATATTAACTAA
- a CDS encoding response regulator — protein sequence MDTKFLVVDDSVTMRRIVVNTLKSIGYNYYAEAEHGRDALDKLETDAEINFVITDWNMPVMSGLELTKAIRANSKTQTLPILMVTTRGVKEDIVQALQAKVSNYVVKPFTPQILKDKIDLILSN from the coding sequence ATGGATACAAAATTTTTGGTTGTTGATGATTCCGTTACAATGCGCAGAATTGTTGTTAACACCCTAAAATCTATTGGATATAATTATTATGCAGAAGCTGAACACGGCAGAGATGCTTTGGATAAGCTTGAAACAGATGCTGAAATAAATTTTGTAATAACCGATTGGAACATGCCCGTAATGTCTGGACTTGAACTAACAAAAGCAATTCGCGCAAATTCCAAAACACAAACATTGCCAATCTTGATGGTAACTACTCGAGGTGTTAAGGAAGATATAGTTCAAGCATTACAAGCAAAAGTTTCAAATTATGTTGTAAAGCCATTTACACCACAGATTCTAAAAGATAAGATCGATTTAATATTATCTAACTAA